From a region of the Microterricola gilva genome:
- a CDS encoding class I fructose-bisphosphate aldolase, whose protein sequence is MSEPELKTIAPQLSAEDFTRLRELRANAPESIAAVLKSRTRRPLLTGDRRLFIIAADHPARGALGVRGDAMAMSSRYDLLQRLATALSRPGVDGVLGTPDILDDLAALGLLDGKIAVGSMNRGGLSGSAFEMDDRYTGYDVDTILRSRLDFAKLLLRINLADELSVRTIEATARVVTQAAEARLPVMLEPFMSEWVDGRIRNDLSTDAVIKSVAIVAGLGASSAYSWLKLPVVNDMERVMAATTLPTLLLGGDPDGHPDAVYAAWENALALPGVHGLVVGRTLLYPSDGDVAAAVDTAASLVHPS, encoded by the coding sequence ATGTCTGAGCCCGAGCTGAAGACGATCGCCCCACAGCTCTCGGCCGAGGACTTCACGCGCCTCCGCGAGCTGCGGGCGAACGCACCGGAGTCGATCGCCGCGGTCCTCAAATCACGAACCCGACGCCCCCTGCTGACCGGCGACAGGCGGCTCTTCATCATCGCCGCGGACCACCCCGCGCGCGGTGCCCTCGGTGTGCGGGGTGATGCCATGGCGATGAGCAGCCGATACGATCTGCTGCAGCGCCTGGCCACAGCGCTGTCCCGCCCCGGCGTGGACGGAGTCCTGGGAACACCGGACATCCTCGACGATCTGGCCGCACTCGGCTTGCTTGATGGCAAGATCGCCGTCGGTTCGATGAACCGCGGCGGGCTGAGCGGTTCCGCATTCGAGATGGATGACCGCTACACCGGATACGACGTCGACACGATTCTGCGCTCGCGCCTCGACTTCGCGAAGCTCCTCCTGCGCATCAACCTCGCAGACGAGCTCTCCGTGCGCACGATCGAGGCCACGGCTCGGGTCGTCACGCAGGCCGCCGAAGCCCGGCTCCCCGTGATGCTCGAACCGTTCATGAGTGAATGGGTCGACGGTCGCATCCGCAATGATCTGAGCACCGATGCGGTCATCAAGTCGGTCGCCATCGTCGCCGGTCTCGGTGCCAGCTCGGCCTATTCCTGGCTGAAGCTCCCCGTCGTGAACGACATGGAGCGCGTCATGGCCGCGACCACCCTGCCGACGTTGCTGCTCGGCGGCGATCCAGACGGACACCCCGACGCGGTCTACGCCGCGTGGGAGAACGCTCTCGCCCTGCCCGGCGTCCACGGCCTGGTCGTCGGTCGCACCCTGCTCTACCCGTCCGACGGCGATGTCGCCGCTGCCGTGGACACTGCGGCCAGCCTCGTTCATCCCTCCTGA
- a CDS encoding phosphoribosylaminoimidazolesuccinocarboxamide synthase has translation MTAELSGWTHVYSGKVRDLYVPSATMTDDDTWTGDPLATSPEVLVVASDRVSAFDHVLEPGIPGKGELLTTLSLWWFDQLQVPNHLIADHGLDGASRIPAAVAGRSMLVRTLDMYPVECVVRGYLTGSGWKEYQASQTVCGIPLPAGLQNGDRLPEPIYTPAWKAPLGEHDENISYERTVELVGADVAAELRALSLQIFTDASAIAEAHGLILADTKFEFGADRETGVTRLGDEVLTSDSSRYWDAAAYAVGSTPEARMASFDKQIVRDWLAANWDQQGTPPELPAEIVEQTAARYRELLGRLTAL, from the coding sequence GTGACTGCAGAACTCTCCGGCTGGACCCACGTGTACTCGGGCAAGGTGCGCGACCTCTACGTGCCGAGCGCGACGATGACCGACGACGACACCTGGACCGGCGACCCGCTCGCCACCAGCCCGGAGGTGCTCGTCGTGGCCAGCGACCGGGTGAGCGCGTTCGACCACGTCCTCGAGCCCGGCATCCCGGGCAAGGGCGAGCTGCTCACCACCCTCAGCCTCTGGTGGTTCGACCAGCTGCAGGTGCCCAACCACCTCATCGCCGACCACGGACTCGACGGCGCCAGCCGCATCCCGGCCGCCGTCGCCGGGCGCAGCATGCTCGTGCGCACGCTGGACATGTACCCGGTCGAGTGCGTCGTGCGCGGTTACCTCACCGGCAGCGGCTGGAAGGAATACCAGGCATCGCAGACCGTGTGCGGCATCCCGTTGCCAGCCGGCCTGCAGAACGGCGACCGCCTGCCTGAGCCGATCTACACCCCGGCGTGGAAGGCCCCGCTCGGCGAGCACGACGAGAACATCAGCTACGAGCGCACCGTCGAACTGGTCGGCGCGGATGTCGCGGCCGAGCTCCGCGCGCTCTCGCTGCAGATCTTCACCGACGCCTCCGCCATCGCCGAGGCGCACGGCCTGATCCTCGCCGACACCAAGTTCGAGTTCGGCGCCGACCGCGAGACCGGCGTCACCCGGCTCGGCGACGAGGTGCTCACGAGCGACTCCAGCCGCTACTGGGATGCCGCGGCGTACGCCGTCGGCAGCACGCCGGAGGCGCGCATGGCGAGCTTCGACAAGCAGATCGTGCGCGACTGGCTGGCCGCCAACTGGGACCAGCAGGGCACGCCGCCCGAGCTGCCCGCCGAGATCGTCGAGCAGACCGCCGCCCGCTACCGCGAGCTGCTGGGGCGCCTGACCGCGCTGTAG
- a CDS encoding carbohydrate ABC transporter permease yields the protein MSDTATRALVAPNHPVRLSKRPLTPAARINRVLIYVLVVIMGLFCLIPFAWLVFASVDENASSTLAWPEFTLQHYVELFTEAQTLQLLGNSLIIAVGATALTILLGTLGGYALSRFRFPFRRSFMFFILLIRVVPPTATIVPLYLIVVNLGLNDSLFGLVLVEAAALLPLTLWQMKIAVDSIPIELEEAAWVDGGTRFRAFRIIVFPLVGPTLGAAAMFAFMGAWGDFLTPLVLLQSPELYPLSIGLFYAFSEFNQVNWGVLTATAMIYMVPPTVLYLLVRKYLFKASLSGAVKG from the coding sequence ATGTCCGACACAGCCACCAGGGCGCTCGTAGCGCCGAATCACCCCGTTCGCCTCTCCAAGCGCCCGCTGACACCAGCCGCGCGCATCAACCGGGTGCTGATCTACGTGCTCGTCGTCATCATGGGGTTGTTCTGCCTCATCCCCTTCGCCTGGCTCGTGTTCGCCTCGGTCGACGAGAACGCATCGAGCACCCTCGCCTGGCCGGAGTTCACACTGCAGCACTACGTTGAACTCTTCACAGAGGCGCAGACGCTTCAGCTGCTCGGCAACAGTCTCATCATCGCCGTGGGGGCCACGGCCCTCACGATTCTGCTCGGCACGCTTGGCGGCTACGCGCTCTCGCGCTTCCGCTTCCCGTTCCGCCGTTCGTTCATGTTCTTCATCCTGCTGATCAGGGTGGTGCCGCCGACAGCGACGATCGTTCCGCTCTACCTGATCGTGGTGAACCTCGGACTCAACGACTCGCTGTTCGGCCTCGTCCTGGTCGAGGCTGCTGCGCTGCTGCCGCTCACGCTGTGGCAGATGAAGATTGCCGTCGACTCGATCCCTATCGAGCTGGAAGAAGCCGCATGGGTCGACGGCGGCACCCGCTTCCGCGCCTTCCGCATCATCGTTTTCCCGCTGGTCGGGCCGACCCTCGGCGCTGCAGCGATGTTCGCCTTCATGGGTGCCTGGGGCGACTTCCTCACGCCGCTCGTGCTGTTGCAATCCCCGGAGCTGTACCCGCTGTCGATCGGTCTGTTCTACGCCTTCTCCGAGTTCAACCAGGTCAACTGGGGAGTGCTCACGGCAACCGCCATGATCTACATGGTGCCGCCCACCGTGCTGTACCTGCTCGTGCGGAAGTACCTCTTCAAGGCGTCGCTCTCCGGCGCAGTCAAGGGCTAG
- a CDS encoding GntR family transcriptional regulator has product MGNSEQTLPPELFMDIDRAGPIPLYYQVATRIEDAIRSGVLPAGSRLENEVALGERLGLSRPTIRRAIQDVVDKGLLVRRRGIGTQVVHGEVARQVELTSLHEDLARSGHQPSTTLLLSEVIPADETMAEHLSLPEGSPLLHLRRLRSSDDTPLAVLENYLPSDFTDLSTSALTEYGLYQVLRSRGTTMRVARERIGARTATDEESTLLDIAAAGPVLTMERTAYDNSGRAVEYGQHCYRPDLYSFEVTLVDR; this is encoded by the coding sequence ATGGGCAACAGCGAACAAACTCTTCCGCCAGAGCTTTTCATGGACATCGATCGCGCCGGGCCGATCCCGTTGTACTACCAGGTCGCGACCCGGATCGAGGACGCCATTCGAAGCGGCGTCCTTCCCGCCGGTTCGCGGCTCGAGAACGAGGTTGCCCTCGGCGAGCGCCTCGGGCTGTCCCGTCCCACGATTCGACGGGCAATCCAAGACGTGGTCGACAAAGGCCTTCTCGTGCGTCGACGGGGCATCGGCACCCAGGTGGTCCATGGCGAGGTGGCCCGCCAGGTCGAGCTGACCAGCCTGCATGAGGATCTGGCGCGCTCCGGCCACCAGCCATCGACGACGCTGCTGCTCTCCGAAGTCATCCCGGCCGACGAGACGATGGCCGAGCACCTCTCCCTCCCCGAAGGCTCGCCGCTCCTGCACCTCCGTCGCCTGCGCAGCTCTGACGACACCCCCCTCGCCGTGCTCGAGAACTATCTGCCCAGTGACTTCACCGACCTCAGCACGAGCGCGCTGACCGAGTACGGGCTGTACCAGGTGCTGCGCTCCCGCGGCACGACGATGCGGGTGGCCCGTGAGCGCATCGGAGCGCGCACGGCGACGGATGAAGAGAGCACACTCCTGGACATCGCCGCGGCTGGGCCGGTGCTCACCATGGAACGCACCGCCTACGACAACTCCGGCCGCGCCGTTGAGTACGGCCAGCATTGCTACCGCCCCGACCTTTACTCGTTCGAGGTGACGTTGGTCGATCGCTAG
- a CDS encoding sulfatase-like hydrolase/transferase, producing MHNTDRKAPNVVVIYADDLGYGDISAFGSGDIRTPHLDALAARGLRLTNWYSNSPVCSPSRASLLTGKYPTRAGVEEILGGHRGMAGMPAQQTMADHLQAAGYRTGIFGKWHLGTDVGFRPADRGFTEHYGFLAGCVDYYSHIFYWAEDRNPIHDLWQDGQHIFNNGRYLTEVLAEEASAFIERSADAPFFCYVPFNAPHYPMHAPREYVDRFPELPEGRRIIAAMISAMDDGIGRIVDTLRTQGILDDTIIFFSSDNGPSAESRNWLDGEEISYTGGSTGGLRGHKGSVFEGGIRVPSLLSWPNGLPQGADFTDPAAMMDVLPTLLDAINPDAAAGTLAVDHIDGKSLLAALRGSEQAEEPRELFWEYEGQSAVRSGRWKLVRNPSERLGEETTPGESLYDLDTDPIESQDLGDRNPEVRAVLGASLDDWLAQMAATRELTPDLV from the coding sequence GTGCACAACACTGACAGAAAAGCCCCGAACGTCGTCGTGATCTATGCGGACGATCTCGGCTATGGCGACATCTCGGCATTCGGAAGCGGCGACATCCGAACACCCCATTTGGATGCGCTGGCCGCTCGCGGGCTCCGACTCACCAATTGGTACTCCAACTCCCCGGTGTGCTCCCCCAGTCGCGCGTCGCTTCTCACGGGAAAGTATCCGACCAGAGCGGGGGTCGAGGAGATTCTCGGCGGCCACCGGGGCATGGCGGGCATGCCGGCACAACAGACCATGGCCGACCACCTGCAGGCGGCCGGATACCGCACGGGGATCTTCGGGAAGTGGCATCTCGGCACCGATGTCGGCTTTCGCCCCGCCGACCGCGGGTTCACCGAGCATTACGGGTTCCTCGCGGGCTGCGTCGACTACTACTCACACATCTTCTACTGGGCCGAGGACCGGAATCCGATTCACGATCTGTGGCAAGACGGACAGCACATTTTCAACAACGGACGGTACCTGACCGAAGTGCTCGCGGAGGAGGCCAGCGCCTTCATCGAACGGTCAGCCGATGCCCCGTTCTTCTGCTACGTCCCGTTCAACGCCCCGCACTATCCCATGCATGCGCCGCGCGAGTATGTCGATCGATTCCCCGAACTACCTGAAGGACGCCGGATCATCGCGGCGATGATCTCGGCGATGGATGACGGCATCGGGCGCATTGTCGACACGCTGCGCACACAAGGAATACTCGACGACACCATCATCTTCTTCAGTTCGGACAACGGCCCGTCCGCGGAATCCAGGAACTGGCTCGACGGCGAGGAAATCTCGTACACGGGTGGCAGCACCGGCGGTCTTCGCGGCCACAAAGGCTCGGTCTTCGAAGGCGGCATTCGCGTTCCGTCACTGCTCTCCTGGCCAAACGGCCTTCCACAGGGAGCAGATTTCACGGACCCTGCGGCCATGATGGACGTCCTTCCAACACTCCTCGACGCCATCAATCCGGACGCCGCGGCGGGAACGCTCGCGGTCGACCACATCGACGGCAAGAGCCTGCTGGCCGCCCTGAGGGGCAGCGAGCAGGCGGAGGAGCCGCGCGAGCTCTTCTGGGAGTACGAAGGTCAGTCGGCGGTGCGCAGCGGCCGGTGGAAGCTGGTCCGCAATCCCAGCGAGCGGCTGGGCGAAGAAACGACACCGGGAGAGAGTCTGTACGACCTTGACACCGACCCGATCGAGTCGCAGGACCTCGGTGACCGGAATCCGGAGGTGCGTGCAGTGCTCGGTGCATCACTCGATGACTGGCTTGCCCAGATGGCGGCCACTCGAGAGCTGACTCCGGATCTCGTTTGA
- the iolC gene encoding 5-dehydro-2-deoxygluconokinase has protein sequence MTDLTTATPLDLLTIGRVGVDIYPLQGGVGLEDVETFGKFLGGSATNVAIAAAKHELRSAVITRTGNDPFGRFVSKELRRLGVDDRFVSTVAGLNTPVTFCELFPPDDFPLYFYRDPIAPDLVINSDELDLEAIRSAKIFWSTVTGLSREPSRSAHHAAWAARGRAPLTVLDLDYRPMFWESPEQASAEVDSALELVTVAVGNREECEIAVGETDPHRTADALLERGIELAIVKRGPRGVLAKTRDETVEVESFPVEVVNGLGAGDSFGGALCLGLLSGWSLERTLRFANVAGAVVASRLECSTAMPSTAEVEAALSGIVEAHV, from the coding sequence ATGACCGACCTCACCACCGCCACACCCCTCGATCTACTCACCATCGGTCGGGTCGGTGTCGACATCTATCCGCTTCAGGGCGGCGTCGGCCTCGAGGACGTCGAGACATTCGGCAAATTCCTGGGCGGCAGCGCCACCAATGTCGCGATCGCTGCGGCCAAGCATGAGCTGCGCTCCGCCGTCATCACGCGCACCGGAAACGATCCCTTTGGGCGGTTCGTGAGCAAGGAACTGCGCCGCCTCGGAGTGGACGACCGTTTCGTCAGCACCGTCGCCGGTCTGAACACGCCGGTCACCTTCTGCGAGCTGTTCCCACCGGACGACTTCCCGCTCTACTTCTATCGCGACCCCATCGCGCCGGATCTCGTGATCAACTCCGATGAGCTCGACCTCGAGGCCATTCGCTCGGCAAAGATCTTCTGGTCGACGGTCACCGGGCTCTCCCGCGAGCCGAGCCGCTCCGCGCACCACGCCGCGTGGGCCGCGCGCGGTCGCGCACCGCTCACGGTGCTCGATCTGGACTACCGGCCGATGTTCTGGGAGTCGCCGGAGCAGGCCAGCGCCGAGGTCGACAGCGCGCTGGAACTTGTGACTGTCGCCGTCGGAAACCGGGAAGAATGCGAGATCGCGGTCGGGGAAACCGATCCGCACCGCACCGCCGACGCGCTCCTGGAGCGCGGCATCGAACTCGCCATCGTGAAGCGGGGCCCGCGGGGCGTGCTGGCCAAGACCAGAGACGAGACGGTCGAAGTCGAGTCGTTCCCAGTCGAGGTCGTCAACGGGCTTGGAGCCGGCGACAGTTTCGGAGGTGCCCTCTGCCTCGGCTTGCTGAGCGGATGGTCGCTCGAGCGCACACTGCGATTCGCCAACGTCGCCGGCGCGGTCGTCGCGTCGCGCCTGGAGTGTTCGACGGCGATGCCGTCGACCGCCGAGGTCGAAGCCGCGCTGAGCGGAATCGTTGAGGCCCATGTCTGA
- a CDS encoding CoA-acylating methylmalonate-semialdehyde dehydrogenase produces MSESVTPIVQHWINGESSPSTSGRIAPVFDPALGVQTTSVVLANGAEIDAAVAAARAAFPAWRDTSLAKRQQVFFAFRELLNARKGELAEIITAEHGKVVSDALGEIARGLEVVDLATSLPQMLKGEFSENVSTDVDVYSIRQPLGVVGIISPFNFPAMVPLWFFPVAIAAGNTVVLKPSEKDPSAANWLAALFAEAGLPVGVFNVLHGDKVAVDGLIEHPDVKAISFVGSTPIARYIYESSARAGKRVQALGGAKNHMLVLADADLDATADAAINAGFGSAGERCMAISVIVAVDAIADELIEKIVSRAVPLTVGDGRRSCDMGPLVTRQHRDKVASYIEIAENDGATVVLDGRTVQPDGAAEGFWLGPTLIDNVSTSSKVYIDEIFGPILAVVRVKNYAEGVELINSSAYGNGTAIFTADGRAARRFQNEVEVGMVGINVPIPVPVAYYSFGGWKDSLFGDSKAYGRHGFDFFTREKAVTSRWPHAGSGGIDLGFPQTT; encoded by the coding sequence ATGTCAGAGTCCGTCACCCCAATCGTTCAGCACTGGATCAACGGCGAGTCGTCGCCGAGCACAAGCGGCAGGATCGCGCCCGTTTTCGATCCGGCGCTCGGCGTGCAGACCACGAGCGTCGTCCTCGCGAACGGTGCGGAGATCGACGCCGCAGTCGCCGCGGCCCGTGCCGCCTTCCCAGCCTGGCGCGACACCTCGCTCGCGAAACGGCAGCAGGTCTTCTTCGCGTTCCGAGAACTCCTGAACGCTCGCAAGGGCGAACTGGCGGAGATCATCACGGCCGAACACGGCAAGGTCGTCTCCGATGCCCTCGGTGAGATCGCCCGCGGACTCGAGGTCGTCGACCTGGCGACCTCGCTGCCCCAGATGCTGAAGGGCGAGTTCTCCGAGAATGTGTCCACCGACGTGGACGTCTACTCCATTCGCCAGCCCCTCGGCGTCGTCGGCATCATCAGCCCGTTCAACTTCCCGGCCATGGTTCCGCTCTGGTTCTTCCCTGTCGCCATCGCGGCGGGGAACACCGTGGTGCTGAAGCCGAGCGAGAAGGACCCGTCGGCCGCCAACTGGCTTGCCGCACTGTTCGCCGAGGCCGGGCTCCCCGTCGGTGTCTTCAACGTGCTCCACGGCGACAAAGTGGCCGTCGACGGCCTGATAGAGCACCCCGATGTGAAGGCGATCTCCTTCGTCGGCTCGACGCCGATCGCCCGCTACATCTATGAGAGCTCCGCACGGGCCGGCAAGCGTGTGCAGGCACTCGGCGGTGCCAAGAACCACATGCTGGTACTGGCGGATGCCGACCTTGACGCCACGGCGGATGCCGCGATCAACGCCGGCTTCGGATCGGCCGGCGAGCGCTGCATGGCGATCAGTGTCATCGTCGCCGTCGACGCCATCGCCGACGAACTGATCGAGAAGATCGTCTCCAGGGCGGTGCCCCTCACGGTGGGCGATGGTCGTCGCTCGTGCGACATGGGGCCGCTGGTGACCCGGCAGCACCGGGACAAGGTCGCCTCGTACATCGAGATCGCCGAGAACGACGGGGCCACCGTCGTGCTCGACGGCCGCACGGTGCAGCCGGATGGCGCTGCCGAGGGCTTCTGGCTCGGCCCGACGCTGATCGACAATGTGAGCACCTCCTCAAAGGTGTACATCGACGAGATCTTCGGCCCGATCCTCGCGGTCGTGCGGGTCAAGAACTACGCAGAGGGTGTCGAACTCATCAACTCGAGCGCCTACGGGAACGGAACGGCGATCTTCACCGCCGACGGCCGTGCCGCACGCCGATTCCAGAACGAGGTCGAGGTCGGCATGGTCGGCATCAATGTGCCGATCCCCGTCCCCGTCGCCTACTACTCCTTCGGCGGCTGGAAGGACTCCCTGTTCGGCGACAGCAAGGCATACGGTCGTCACGGCTTCGACTTCTTCACGCGTGAGAAGGCTGTCACCAGCCGCTGGCCGCACGCCGGGTCCGGCGGAATCGACCTCGGCTTCCCGCAGACGACGTAG
- the iolD gene encoding 3D-(3,5/4)-trihydroxycyclohexane-1,2-dione acylhydrolase (decyclizing) — protein sequence MTTRRMTVGQALVEFLAHQWTVDGDVRERTIPGMFGIFGHGNVAGVGQALKQASIDDPLLMPYYQARNEQAMVHESVGFARMHRRRATFACTASVGPGATNMLTGAALATTNRLPVLLLPSDTFATRVSDPVLQQLELPHDGSMSVNDAFKPLSRFFDRVNRPEQLYSAALSAMRVLTDPVETGAVTLSLPEDVQAEAIDVPLEFLADREWHVRRPTPERAVLARAAEAIRRARRPVIVAGGGVLYSDAAAALARFVDQTGIAVGTSQAGVGSLTWDHALSLGAVGSTGTTVANDFAAGADLVIGIGTRYSDFTTASRSAFQNPDVTFLNINIASFDAVKHGAAISVVADAREALDALATAVGDYRTSADYRARVARGKDEWNAIVDEAFRPSGRPLPAQAEIIGAVNEASDPRDVVVCAAGSLPGDLHKLWRVRDDLGYHVEYAFSCMGYEIAGGIGVRRGAPDRDVIVMVGDGSYLMMHTELVTAVAEQIKLIVVLIQNHGFASIGALSDTVGSQRYGTKYRFRDDERNSAEQGEPLPVDLALNAESLGVNVIRVEPSPDVIAELTAAVTAAKAGDGPTLIHVNSDPLLFAPSGNGWWDVPIAEVSTMESTQRARAAYEQQRAGQRPLLG from the coding sequence ATGACGACGCGCAGAATGACTGTTGGCCAGGCCCTCGTGGAGTTCCTCGCCCACCAGTGGACCGTCGACGGAGACGTGCGTGAGCGCACGATTCCCGGCATGTTCGGAATCTTCGGGCATGGCAACGTCGCCGGTGTCGGCCAGGCCCTCAAGCAGGCATCGATCGACGATCCGCTGCTGATGCCGTACTACCAGGCGCGCAACGAGCAGGCCATGGTGCACGAGTCGGTCGGTTTCGCCCGCATGCACCGCCGCCGCGCCACATTCGCCTGTACCGCGTCGGTCGGGCCGGGCGCAACGAACATGCTCACAGGCGCGGCCTTGGCCACCACCAACCGCCTGCCCGTGCTGCTTCTGCCCTCCGACACCTTCGCCACCCGCGTGAGCGATCCCGTGTTGCAGCAGTTGGAGCTGCCGCACGACGGCAGCATGTCGGTCAACGACGCGTTCAAGCCGCTCTCGCGCTTCTTCGATCGGGTGAACCGCCCCGAGCAGCTGTACTCCGCGGCGCTCTCGGCAATGCGCGTGCTCACAGACCCCGTCGAAACCGGCGCGGTCACGCTCTCCCTCCCCGAAGACGTGCAGGCGGAAGCCATCGACGTGCCGCTCGAGTTCCTCGCCGACCGGGAGTGGCACGTTCGCCGGCCCACCCCGGAACGGGCTGTGCTCGCGCGTGCCGCCGAGGCTATCCGACGGGCCCGGCGTCCCGTCATCGTTGCGGGCGGCGGCGTCCTGTACTCGGATGCCGCAGCCGCACTGGCCCGCTTCGTCGACCAGACGGGCATCGCCGTCGGCACCTCCCAAGCCGGTGTCGGCTCCCTGACGTGGGACCACGCGCTCTCGCTCGGCGCGGTCGGCTCGACCGGGACGACGGTCGCGAACGATTTTGCGGCAGGCGCCGACCTCGTGATCGGAATCGGCACCCGCTACAGCGACTTCACCACCGCCTCGCGCAGCGCCTTCCAGAACCCCGACGTGACATTCCTCAACATCAACATCGCGTCTTTCGACGCCGTCAAGCACGGTGCAGCCATCTCGGTGGTGGCCGACGCGAGGGAAGCGCTGGACGCCTTGGCGACCGCCGTCGGTGACTACCGCACATCGGCGGACTATCGAGCCAGAGTCGCCCGCGGCAAGGACGAGTGGAACGCCATCGTCGATGAAGCCTTCCGCCCGAGCGGACGCCCTCTGCCCGCCCAGGCCGAGATCATCGGCGCCGTCAATGAGGCTTCAGACCCCCGCGACGTCGTCGTCTGCGCGGCCGGCTCCCTCCCTGGTGACCTCCACAAGCTCTGGCGCGTGCGGGATGACCTGGGCTACCACGTCGAGTACGCCTTCTCCTGCATGGGTTACGAAATCGCCGGCGGAATCGGCGTGCGCCGGGGAGCACCTGACCGCGATGTCATCGTCATGGTCGGTGACGGCTCCTATCTGATGATGCACACCGAGCTCGTGACGGCGGTGGCCGAGCAGATCAAGCTGATCGTCGTCCTCATCCAGAACCACGGCTTCGCCTCGATCGGGGCGCTGAGCGACACGGTCGGCTCGCAACGCTATGGGACGAAGTACCGCTTCCGCGACGACGAGCGCAACAGCGCAGAGCAGGGCGAACCGCTGCCCGTCGACCTCGCGCTGAATGCCGAGAGCCTCGGCGTCAACGTCATCAGGGTGGAGCCGTCGCCTGACGTCATCGCAGAGCTCACGGCGGCCGTCACCGCGGCGAAGGCCGGCGACGGCCCGACGCTCATTCACGTCAACAGCGACCCGCTGCTCTTCGCGCCGTCGGGCAATGGCTGGTGGGATGTGCCGATCGCCGAGGTGTCGACCATGGAGTCGACGCAGCGCGCCCGGGCCGCGTACGAGCAGCAGCGCGCCGGACAGCGTCCGCTGCTCGGCTAG
- the iolB gene encoding 5-deoxy-glucuronate isomerase — protein sequence MHRSNEWFFPRGSLAHAGWEGVVDDRIAGWEHTGIRIGVLEHGRTLELGAGDVERIFIPLSGSFRIDALEHGGAQLGIDLRGRATVFDGPTDVFYLGAGSSATVRGAGRIAVAEAPTGIRLPSQHIDRDAVPVELRGAGRSSRQVHNFGTPQALSAAKLIVCEVITPAENWSSYPAHKHDEHVEGHESRLEEIYYFEAAVTRGAEAPESADPFGLFSTYSSAAGTIDTNGIVRTGDVALVPFGYHGPAVAAPGYDLYYLNVMAGPDPERVWNITDDPAHAWIRDSWNGQEFDPRLPYTPLSKGHRR from the coding sequence ATGCACCGCAGCAACGAATGGTTCTTCCCCCGCGGTTCCCTGGCACATGCCGGATGGGAGGGAGTGGTCGACGATCGGATCGCCGGCTGGGAGCACACCGGCATCCGAATCGGCGTACTCGAACACGGCCGCACGCTCGAGCTCGGGGCCGGCGACGTCGAACGAATCTTCATCCCGCTCTCCGGCTCGTTTCGGATCGATGCTCTGGAGCACGGTGGCGCCCAGCTTGGCATTGATCTCCGAGGTCGCGCCACGGTGTTCGACGGCCCAACGGACGTGTTCTATCTCGGTGCCGGATCCTCGGCCACCGTGCGGGGCGCCGGCCGGATCGCGGTCGCAGAAGCGCCAACCGGCATCCGACTGCCGTCGCAGCACATCGACCGCGATGCGGTCCCTGTCGAGCTGCGCGGGGCGGGACGCTCGAGCCGCCAGGTGCACAACTTCGGCACCCCGCAGGCTCTCAGCGCGGCGAAGCTCATCGTGTGCGAGGTGATCACCCCGGCCGAGAATTGGTCGTCGTATCCCGCGCACAAGCACGACGAGCACGTCGAAGGCCACGAGTCGCGCCTGGAGGAGATCTACTACTTCGAGGCGGCCGTGACCCGCGGGGCTGAGGCGCCGGAATCCGCCGACCCGTTCGGCTTGTTCAGCACGTACAGCTCGGCGGCGGGAACGATCGACACCAACGGGATCGTGCGCACAGGTGACGTCGCGCTCGTGCCGTTCGGCTACCACGGTCCCGCGGTCGCCGCCCCCGGATACGATTTGTACTACCTCAACGTGATGGCCGGCCCAGACCCCGAGCGCGTGTGGAACATCACCGATGACCCGGCACACGCGTGGATTCGCGACAGCTGGAACGGTCAGGAATTCGACCCCCGGCTCCCCTACACCCCTCTGTCGAAAGGACACCGTCGATGA